From the Pseudomonas monsensis genome, the window TGGTCGAACAAGCTTCGCCAGCCGTGGTGAACATCAGTACCACGCAGAAACTGCCGGATCGCAAGGTCAACCAGCAGATGCCAGACCTGGAAGGCTTGCCGCCGATGCTGCGCGAGTTCTTCGAACGTGGCATGCCGCCTCAACAGCGCTCGCCGCGTGGTGATCGTCAGCGTGAAGCGCAATCGTTGGGTTCGGGCTTCATCATCTCTCCGGATGGCTACATTCTGACCAACAACCACGTGATCGCCGATGCCGACGAAATCCTCGTCCGTCTCGCCGACCGCAGTGAAATGAAAGCCAAACTGATCGGCACCGACCCACGTTCCGACGTGGCGCTGCTGAAAATCGAAGGCAAGGATCTGCCAGTGCTGAAGCTTGGCAAATCCCAGGACCTGAAAGCCGGCCAGTGGGTCGTTGCCATCGGTTCGCCGTTCGGCTTCGACCACACTGTGACCCAAGGCATCGTCAGCGCCGTGGGCCGTAGCCTGCCGAACGAAAACTACGTGCCGTTCATCCAGACCGACGTGCCGATCAACCCGGGTAACTCCGGTGGTCCGCTGTTCAACCTGAATGGTGAAGTGGTCGGGATCAACTCGCAGATCTACACCCGTTCCGGTGGCTTCATGGGCGTGTCGTTCGCCATTCCGATCGACGTGGCGATGGATGTGTCCAACCAGTTGAAGAGCGGTGGCAAGGTCAGCCGCGGTTGGCTTGGTGTGGTCATTCAGGAAGTGAACAAGGATCTGGCCGAGTCGTTCGGTCTGGAAAAGCCGGCCGGTGCGCTGGTGGCACAGATCCAGGATGACGGTCCGGCGGCCAAGGGCGGTCTGCAAGTCGGCGACGTGATTCTGAGCATGAACGGCCAGCCGATTGTCATGTCCGCTGACCTGCCGCATCTGGTCGGCGCACTGAAGGCGGGCGCGAAAGCCAATCTTGAAGTGATTCGTGAAGGCAAGCGCAAGAACGTCGAGCTGACGGTGGGTGCGATTCCGGACGAAGACAAGGCGCTGGACGCGCTGCCGAAGTCGGGCACTGAAAGCACCAGCAATCGCCTTGGTGTTTCGGTAGGCGAGCTGACCGCCGAGCAGAAGAAAACCTACGACCTTAAAGGTGGTGTGGTGATCAAGGAAGTGCAGGATGGTCCTGCGGCCCTGATCGGTCTGCAGCCGGGTGACGTGATCACTCACCTGAACAACCAGGCCATCGGCTCCACCAAGGAGTTCGCCGACATCGCCAAGGCACTGCCGAAGAACCGTTCGGTGTCGATGCGGGTTCTGCGTCAAGGTCGCGCGAGCTTCATCACCTTCAAGCTGGCTGAATAATTCAGCGCCGAAGGCAAAAACAAACCGCCTCGAAAGAGGCGGTTTTTTATGCCGGAAGCTTTTTGCCGAAAGACAGAATCAGCCCATCATGTCCTTGATCATGCGCTCCTGCTCCATCAGCTCGCGCTGGCGGGCATCAATACGCGATGACAGCGGGAAGTTGCTGCCTGCCTTGCGCTTGGCAAAATCCAGTTGCTGGATCGCCTGACGGTAATCGCCGACCAGTGCGAAGTACTCGGCGCGCGCCTGATGCAAACCGATGATGTTGCCTGACAAGCCCCGGGTTTCAGCGACCTGATACCAGACGTCCGGATCATCCGGGCGCGACTTGAGCAAGCCTTCCAGGGCCTTCTCGGCATCGGCTGTGCGGTTCTGCTTGAGCAGTAGATCCACGCGCACCTGATTCAGTGGATAGTTGCCCGGATACTGCGTGAGCATCCGGTCCACCCGCGATTGCGCATCTGCCAAGCGATTATTGGTGATGTCCAGATCGACCTGTGCAAGGTTGTAGATGATTTCGTTCGGCGCCGCTGCCAGCAGTGGCTTGAGATTCTCCCGAGCCTCGTTCAACTGGCCGCCCTTGATCTGGGCGATTGCCAGACCGTAGCGTGCGACGTTGTTCTTCGGGTTCTCATCCAGTTGTGCACGGAAGCGTTTGGCACTCAGCCCCGGGGTTTCTTCGTAGATCAGTTGCACGCGCGCGCGGATCAGTTGATAGCGCAGGCTGTCTTCGATGCCGCCGGGTTTGGCCTGTTCGGCACGGTTGCGGGTGTCGGCGATACGCGATTCAGTGACCGGGTGAGTCAGCAGGAACTCCGGCGGCTTGGCGTCGAAGCGATACTGGCGCATCAGGCGTTCGAACATGGTCGGCATCGAGCGCGGGTCGTACCCTGCCTTTTCCAGATTGAGGATGCCGATGCGGTCGGCTTCCTGTTCGTTCTGACGGGAGAATGTGCGTTGTGACTGAATCGCCGCCGCCTGGGTGCCGGCGATGGTCGCGATGCCGGCGTCACCGCCGCCGGCTGCGGCGATGACGATCCCGGCCAGCAGGGCTGCCATCATCGGCACCTGCATCCGCTGGGACGCCTCGACGCCGCGGGCAAAGTGACGTTGCGACAAGTGAGCCAGTTCGTGGGCCAGTACCGAAGCGTATTCGCCTTCGGTCTGTGCATTGAGGAACAGGCCGCCGTTGACCCCGACCACGCCGCCCGGTGCCGCGAAGGCGTTGAGTTGCGGGCTGTTGATCAGAATGAATTCAAGGCGGCGGTCGGTGACCTGACTGGTTTCCACCAGCTTGTAGACGCTGGATTCGACGTAGTCCTTGAGCTGCGGATCGTTGAGCTGTGCAACCTGGCTGCGCAGCATGGCCAGCCAGGCCCGACCGAGCTGGTATTCCTGTTGCGGCGAGACAATGGCAGAACTGGCGTCGCCAAGTGACGGCAGATCGTCGGCAAAGCCCGGTGAGGCGAGCAGGCAAGCGAGCGTCAGCAGGGTAGGGCGCAGAAAAGTCATGCACAAAGCCTTAGAAGACAAAGACCTTACTGTAGCCGGACACCGGGCTTGCGACCAGATATTCTAGGCAGCTCGAATGACCTGATCCGGAGTGACGCAATGACTGACGCTGTAGCCCATGACGTGGAACTGGACGCCAGTGGCCTTAATTGTCCGTTGCCGTTACTCAAGGCAAAAATGGAACTCAACAAGCTCCCGAGCGGTGCGGTGCTCAAGGTGATCGCCACGGATGCGGGTTCGCAACGCGATTTCCGCACTTTCGCCCGCTTGGCCGGTCATGTGCTGCTGCGCGAAGAAGACGACGCCGGTGTTTACCGTTACTGGTTGAAGAAAGCCTGAAACCGACAGCGTAAAAGCCCTGAGGATTATTGATGTTCAAAGTGTTACGCGACTGGATTCAGCGCTACTTTTCCGATGAAGAGGCGGTGGTGCTGGCGGTGCTGTTGATTCTCGCCTTCACGGCTGTGCTCACCCTCGGCGGAATGCTGGCCCCGGTGTTGGCCGGGATGGTGCTCGCTTATCTGATGCAGGGCCTGGTGGTGACGCTCGAGCGACTGCGGGTGCCGGGTGGTGCGGCGGTGGGGCTGGTATTTGCGCTGTTCATGGGCGTGCTGATGCTGTTTATCGTCGTGGTGCTGCCGTTGCTCTGGCATCAGGTGATCACGCTGTTCAACGAACTGCCGGGCATGCTTGCCAAGTGGCAATCGTTGCTCCTGCTGCTGCCAGAGCGGTACCCGCATCTGGTCTCCGATGAGCAGGTGCTGCAGGCCATCGAAGCGGCGCGTGGCGAGATCGGCAAGTTCGGGCAATGGGCGCTGACGTTTTCGCTATCGAGCCTGCCGCTGCTGGTCAACATCATGATCTATCTGGTGCTGGTGCCGATCCTGGTGTTCTTCTTCCTCAAGGACCGGTCGATGATCGGCGAGTGGGTGCGCGGCTATTTGCCCCGCGAGCGCGCTCTGATCACCCGGGTCGCGCAGGAAATGAACCGGCAGATCGCCAACTACATTCGCGGCAAGGTGATCGAAATCGTGATCTGCGGTGGCGTGACTTACATCGGCTTCGTTGCGCTGGGGCTCAATTACGCGGCGCTGCTGGCGTTGTTGGTGGGTGTGTCGGTGGTGGTGCCTTATGTCGGCGCTGTGGTGGTGACGGTGCCCGTGCTGTTGATCGCCTTGTTCCAGTGGGGCTGGAGCGATCAGTTCATCTATCTGATGGCGGTCTACGGGATCATTCAGACGCTGGACGGCAACGTGCTGGTGCCGCTGCTGTTTTCGGAGGCGGTCAACCTGCACCCGGTGGCGATCATTTGTGCAGTGCTGTTGTTTGGCGGGCTGTGGGGCTTTTGGGGGGTGTTCTTTGCGATCCCGCTGGCGACGCTGTTCAAGGCTGTGCTTGATGCCTGGCCGCGCAAGGAACCGGTGGTGGCACCTTTGCTGTAATCGGGCTGAGGCGTGGGGTCTCATCGCTGGCAAGCCAGCTCCCACAGGGTTTCAGGCGCATACAAAACCTGTGGGGGCCGGCTTGCCAGCGATGGCGTCAGTGAGAGCGACGCCAAAACATCAGGCTTTATTCAAATCCTGAGCCGCCGCCAGCACCGCATCCACATGCCCCGGCACTTTCACGCCGCGCCATTCCTGGCGCAGTACACCGTTCTTGTCGATCAGGAACGTGCTGCGATCAACGCCCAGGTATTCCTTGCCGTACAGCTTCTTCAACTTGATCACGTCGAACAGCTGGCAAACGGCTTCGTCCTTGTCGCTGATCAGCTCGAACGGAAACGCCTGCTTGCACTTGAAGTTTTCGTGGGACTTCAGGCTGTCGCGGGAGATACCGAAAATTTCCGTGTTGGCTGCCTGGAATGCCGCGTACTGATCACGAAAACCCTGGCCTTCAGTGGTGCAGCCCGGAGTGCTGTCTTTCGGGTAGAAGTAGATCACCACTTGTTTGCCTTTCAGGGCAGACAGGCTGACGGTCTGCCCGCTGGTGGCAGGGGCTTCGAAATCCGTAACCGGTTGGTCGATGACAACGGCCATGAAAGCTTCCTTACATTGGGTTTTGTGGGCGCCAGGGTTCGATCAGCGCATCCAGGTTCATCGCGTCGGCGAAGTCGAGGAACTGATCGCGCAGCCAGCTGATCTGTGTGCCGGCCGGCAGCGTCACGGTGAACGTGGCGTTGAGCATGGTGCCGCCGGTCTGGGGTGCCTGATACGTGTCGCAGGTCAGGTTTTCCAGCTCGACGTTGTGATCCATGAAGAACTGGCACAGCTCATTGATGATGTCAGGGCGATACGCCGAGCTGACATAAGCCACGTACGGCAACGCTTGCGGGCGGTTTTCCAGCGCCGCACTGCGCACCACGTTGACGGTGAAAGCGTGCCGTTTGGCCAGCACCGGCAGGCTGCCTTCGAGGCGGGCCAGCGCGTCCCAGCTACCGGTAATCTCCAGCACCAGCGCACTGCACTCGCCGTGGCGGGTCAGGCGGGAGGTGACGACGGCGCAGCGATTTTCATGGCTGGCGCGACACAGGACGTTAGTCAGCTCCATGGGGTTGGCGCCAAGGGCACTGATGACAAGGAATTGTTCGCGAACTGTGGGGGTGGACATGCAGCATTCCTAAAGCGATGAGCGGTCGGTAGGTTGACGGGCGTTGGTCGTCGGAGCGAGCCTGCGTGCCTGTTCAGGCTGTCCGTTCAAAAGGCCCGGCCAGCGCTCGCGGCTCGCTCCACTATAGCGGGAGCGCGTCGATGCGACGCAGGAACGGGGCCTGGGAGGCCGAAAAGGGAGGCTGGAACCCGGCGTACAAGCTGATCAGTACCGATCAAAGTCTGAAGGGTAGCGAAAAGCGACGCCAAGGGGAATGGCGGCAGCGCAGTACTTCGCTTGTGCAAGCATCTTGGCGCCAGTACCATTACCGCTCTCTTTTTCCGGCAGGAGCGGTTTCATGATTGCGGGCAGTATGGTGGCACTGGTCACTCCCATGGATGCACAAGGGCGTCTGGACTGGGACAGCCTCAGCAAACTCGTGGACTTCCATCTCAAGAACGGCACCCATGCCATTGTCGCGGTCGGTACTACCGGCGAGTCGGCAACCCTTGATGTAGAAGAACACATCGCCGTGATCAAAGCCGTGGTCAAACAGGTTGCCGGGCGCATTCCGGTCATCGCCGGTACTGGCGCCAACTCCACCCGCGAAGCCGTCGAACTGACCCGCAACGCCAAGGAGGCCGGCGCCGATGCCTGCCTGCTGGTTGTTCCTTACTACAACAAGCCGACTCAGGAAGGTCTGTACCAGCACTTCAAGCACATCGCTGAAGCGGTCGACATTCCGCAGATTCTCTACAACGTTCCCGGCCGCACCTCCTGCGATATGCAGGCCGAGACCGTGATTCGCCTGTCCAGCGTGCCGAACATCGTCGGCATCAAGGAAGCCACCGGCGACCTCAAGCGCGCCAAGGCCATAATCGACGGCGTGAGCAAGGACTTCATCGTGCTGTCCGGCGATGATCCGACCGCCGTCGAACTGATCCTGCTGGGCGGCAAAGGCAACATCTCGGTAACTGCCAACGTCGCTCCGCGCGAAATGGCCGACCTGTGTGAGGCAGCGCTCAAGGGCGACGCCGACACCGCACGGGCCATCAACGAAAAACTGATGCCGCTGCACAAAGACCTGTTCATCGAAGCCAACCCGATTCCGGTCAAGTGGGCTCTGGTTGAAATGGGCCTGATGCACGAAGGCATCCGCCTGCCGCTGACCTGGCTGAGCGCACCTTGTCATGAAACGCTTCGCTCGGCCCTGCGCCAGTGCAGCGTCCTGGTTTAATTGAGGAAGTACAACGCATGAAGCGAATGGCCGGACTTTCCGCACTTGCCTTGATTATCTCCAGCACCAGCGGCTGTGGATGGGTCTGGGGGCCGGAAGGTTATTTCCGCGACCGTGGAAGCGATTACCTGCAAGCGCAACAGACTGCACCGATGCAACTGCCACCGGATGTCAGCACCTCCAAACGTCTGGATCCGCTGTTGCCGATCCCGCGCAACGTCGCTGACGACACTGCCAAGGGTGAGTACATCGTTCCACGTCCTCAACCGTTGTCGGCCGTTGCCGATGCCAGCGATTACTCGCTGCAGAAGAGCGGTGACTCACGTTGGGTCGTGGCACAGCATCCGCCGGCCGAAGTCTGGCCAGTGGCTGTGCAGTTCTTCCAGGACAACGGTTTCCGTCTGGATGAACAGCGTCCGCAAACCGGTGAATTCACCACCACCTGGCAGCATTCCGATGAACTGTCCGCCTCCATGGCCAAGCGCCTGAGCGCGGCCGGTATCGCCAGCGACAGCGAAACCCGCGTTCGTGTGCGTATCGAGCCAGGCGTGCAGCGCAACACCAGTGAAATCTACGTGGTCAGCGCCGAGCGTCCTGCCGGCAGCACCGCCGACGTGGCCTTCACCAACCGTTCGGTCAACACAGGCCTTGACGCAGCGCTGGTCGACGACATGCTGGCGAGCATGAGCCGTATCTCCGAGAAGGGCGGTTCCGTGTCGATGCTTGCTTCCCGTGACTTCGATACGCCGAGCCGTGTCAGCCTCAGCGAAGACGGCAGCGGTAACCCGGTGTTGAACGTCGGTACCGATCTGGACCGTGCCTGGTCGAGCGTCGGCCGTGCACTGGAACAGGGTGAATGGCGCGTTGAAGACATCAACCGCAGCCTGGGCCTGTACTACATCAACCTGGCCGAAAAAGCCGAGAAGAAAGACGAAAAGCCTGGTTTCTTCAGCAGCCTGTTCGGCAGTGCGCCGAGCAAGGAAGAAGTGGAAGCCCGCGCCGAGCGCTATCAGGTTCGCCTGAGCAAGGTTGGCGAGAGCATTCAGGTGACCGTCGAGAAAAACATCAACACCGTCGCACCGGCTGACGTGGCGCGCAAAGTGTTGAGCGTGATTCAGGACAATCTGGGCTGATCACATGCGTTTTGCCGTTCTCGGCAGCGGTAGCCAAGGGAACGGCACGCTGATCGCCAGTGCTGATACGTATGTGCTGGTGGATTGTGGTTTTTCCCTGCGGGAAACCGAAAAACGCCTGTTGCGCCTGGGTGTGCACCCGGCGCAACTGAACGCGATACTTGTGACCCACGAACATGCCGACCACGTGCATGGCGTGGGTTTACTGTCTCGGCGCTACAATCTGCCGGTCTACCTCAGTCGCGGCACACTGCGCGGGATGCGCAAACCGATTGAACCCGCAGGCTATCTGGCCGGCGGCGAGCAACTGCAGATCGGTGCTCTGAACATCGGGGTCATTGCCGTGGCCCATGATGCGCAGGAACCGACCCAGTACGTCTTCAGTGATCAACAGCAGCGGCGCTTCGGCCTGCTGACCGACCTGGGTTCCTACTGCGAGCGGGTGCTGGACGGTTATCGGGATCTCGATGCGTTGATGATCGAGTCCAACCATTGCCGCGACATGCTGGCCCGTGGTCACTATCCGTACTTTCTCAAGCAACGGGTGGGCGGCGAGCTGGGACATTTGAACAACCATCAGGCGGCATTCCTGGTGGCCGAGTTGGGCTGGCAGGGCCTGCAACACCTGGTCCTGGCCCATCTGAGCAGCAAGAACAACCTGCCGCAACTGGCCCGGCAATGTTTTGTCGACACCCTCGGGTGCGATCCGGACTGGCTGCAACTGGCCGATCAAGATTCAGGGCTCGACTGGCGCCACATCGCCTAGCCCACCTACTTAGCAAGCGGAGCCCATCATGGAAAAACGTGAAGAACTCTACCGCGGCAAAGCCAAATCGGTTTACAAAACCGACGACGCTGACCGCTTGATCCTGCTGTTTCGCAACGACACCTCGGCGTTCGACGGCAAGCGTATCGAGCAGCTCGACCGCAAAGGCATGGTGAACAACAAGTTCAACGCCTTCATCATGCAGAAACTCGAAGCGGCCGGTATTCCGACCCAATTCGACAAACTGCTGGGCGACAACGAGTGCCTGGTGAAGAAGCTCGACATGATTCCGGTCGAGTGCGTTGTGCGTAACTATGCCGCTGGCAGCCTGGTCAAGCGCCTGGGCGTTGAAGAGGGCATGAAGCTCAACCCTTACACCTTCGAACTGTTCCTGAAGGACGACGCCAAGGGCGACCCGTTCATCAACGAATCCCACGTCGTGGCATTCGGCTGGGGCACCACCGAACAACTGGCGCGCATGAAAGAACTGTCGCTCAAGGTCAACGAAGTCTTGAGCAAACTGTTCGATGACGCCGGCCTGCTGCTGGTCGACTTCAAGCTTGAGTTCGGCGTGTTCAGCGACGGCTCGATCGTCCTGGGCGACGAGTTCAGCCCGGACGGCTGCCGTCTGTGGGACAAGGACACCAAGAAGAAGATGGACAAGGACCGCTTCCGTCAGGGCCTCGGTGACGTCATCGAAGCCTACGAAGAAGTCGCCAATCGTCTGGGTGTACCGCTTTAATCGACGCAAGCATCTGATAGCACGGAAAAAATTTCGTTTGGGGGGTTCGCAACCAGC encodes:
- a CDS encoding MBL fold metallo-hydrolase: MRFAVLGSGSQGNGTLIASADTYVLVDCGFSLRETEKRLLRLGVHPAQLNAILVTHEHADHVHGVGLLSRRYNLPVYLSRGTLRGMRKPIEPAGYLAGGEQLQIGALNIGVIAVAHDAQEPTQYVFSDQQQRRFGLLTDLGSYCERVLDGYRDLDALMIESNHCRDMLARGHYPYFLKQRVGGELGHLNNHQAAFLVAELGWQGLQHLVLAHLSSKNNLPQLARQCFVDTLGCDPDWLQLADQDSGLDWRHIA
- the purC gene encoding phosphoribosylaminoimidazolesuccinocarboxamide synthase gives rise to the protein MEKREELYRGKAKSVYKTDDADRLILLFRNDTSAFDGKRIEQLDRKGMVNNKFNAFIMQKLEAAGIPTQFDKLLGDNECLVKKLDMIPVECVVRNYAAGSLVKRLGVEEGMKLNPYTFELFLKDDAKGDPFINESHVVAFGWGTTEQLARMKELSLKVNEVLSKLFDDAGLLLVDFKLEFGVFSDGSIVLGDEFSPDGCRLWDKDTKKKMDKDRFRQGLGDVIEAYEEVANRLGVPL
- a CDS encoding glycine cleavage system protein R, whose amino-acid sequence is MSTPTVREQFLVISALGANPMELTNVLCRASHENRCAVVTSRLTRHGECSALVLEITGSWDALARLEGSLPVLAKRHAFTVNVVRSAALENRPQALPYVAYVSSAYRPDIINELCQFFMDHNVELENLTCDTYQAPQTGGTMLNATFTVTLPAGTQISWLRDQFLDFADAMNLDALIEPWRPQNPM
- a CDS encoding M48 family metalloprotease; this translates as MTFLRPTLLTLACLLASPGFADDLPSLGDASSAIVSPQQEYQLGRAWLAMLRSQVAQLNDPQLKDYVESSVYKLVETSQVTDRRLEFILINSPQLNAFAAPGGVVGVNGGLFLNAQTEGEYASVLAHELAHLSQRHFARGVEASQRMQVPMMAALLAGIVIAAAGGGDAGIATIAGTQAAAIQSQRTFSRQNEQEADRIGILNLEKAGYDPRSMPTMFERLMRQYRFDAKPPEFLLTHPVTESRIADTRNRAEQAKPGGIEDSLRYQLIRARVQLIYEETPGLSAKRFRAQLDENPKNNVARYGLAIAQIKGGQLNEARENLKPLLAAAPNEIIYNLAQVDLDITNNRLADAQSRVDRMLTQYPGNYPLNQVRVDLLLKQNRTADAEKALEGLLKSRPDDPDVWYQVAETRGLSGNIIGLHQARAEYFALVGDYRQAIQQLDFAKRKAGSNFPLSSRIDARQRELMEQERMIKDMMG
- a CDS encoding AI-2E family transporter, with amino-acid sequence MFKVLRDWIQRYFSDEEAVVLAVLLILAFTAVLTLGGMLAPVLAGMVLAYLMQGLVVTLERLRVPGGAAVGLVFALFMGVLMLFIVVVLPLLWHQVITLFNELPGMLAKWQSLLLLLPERYPHLVSDEQVLQAIEAARGEIGKFGQWALTFSLSSLPLLVNIMIYLVLVPILVFFFLKDRSMIGEWVRGYLPRERALITRVAQEMNRQIANYIRGKVIEIVICGGVTYIGFVALGLNYAALLALLVGVSVVVPYVGAVVVTVPVLLIALFQWGWSDQFIYLMAVYGIIQTLDGNVLVPLLFSEAVNLHPVAIICAVLLFGGLWGFWGVFFAIPLATLFKAVLDAWPRKEPVVAPLL
- the dapA gene encoding 4-hydroxy-tetrahydrodipicolinate synthase, giving the protein MIAGSMVALVTPMDAQGRLDWDSLSKLVDFHLKNGTHAIVAVGTTGESATLDVEEHIAVIKAVVKQVAGRIPVIAGTGANSTREAVELTRNAKEAGADACLLVVPYYNKPTQEGLYQHFKHIAEAVDIPQILYNVPGRTSCDMQAETVIRLSSVPNIVGIKEATGDLKRAKAIIDGVSKDFIVLSGDDPTAVELILLGGKGNISVTANVAPREMADLCEAALKGDADTARAINEKLMPLHKDLFIEANPIPVKWALVEMGLMHEGIRLPLTWLSAPCHETLRSALRQCSVLV
- a CDS encoding sulfurtransferase TusA family protein; this encodes MTDAVAHDVELDASGLNCPLPLLKAKMELNKLPSGAVLKVIATDAGSQRDFRTFARLAGHVLLREEDDAGVYRYWLKKA
- the bamC gene encoding outer membrane protein assembly factor BamC, whose protein sequence is MKRMAGLSALALIISSTSGCGWVWGPEGYFRDRGSDYLQAQQTAPMQLPPDVSTSKRLDPLLPIPRNVADDTAKGEYIVPRPQPLSAVADASDYSLQKSGDSRWVVAQHPPAEVWPVAVQFFQDNGFRLDEQRPQTGEFTTTWQHSDELSASMAKRLSAAGIASDSETRVRVRIEPGVQRNTSEIYVVSAERPAGSTADVAFTNRSVNTGLDAALVDDMLASMSRISEKGGSVSMLASRDFDTPSRVSLSEDGSGNPVLNVGTDLDRAWSSVGRALEQGEWRVEDINRSLGLYYINLAEKAEKKDEKPGFFSSLFGSAPSKEEVEARAERYQVRLSKVGESIQVTVEKNINTVAPADVARKVLSVIQDNLG
- a CDS encoding peroxiredoxin, translated to MAVVIDQPVTDFEAPATSGQTVSLSALKGKQVVIYFYPKDSTPGCTTEGQGFRDQYAAFQAANTEIFGISRDSLKSHENFKCKQAFPFELISDKDEAVCQLFDVIKLKKLYGKEYLGVDRSTFLIDKNGVLRQEWRGVKVPGHVDAVLAAAQDLNKA
- a CDS encoding DegQ family serine endoprotease; the protein is MSIPSLKSYLSIFATVLLLGQAVPAAQAADLPDFTQLVEQASPAVVNISTTQKLPDRKVNQQMPDLEGLPPMLREFFERGMPPQQRSPRGDRQREAQSLGSGFIISPDGYILTNNHVIADADEILVRLADRSEMKAKLIGTDPRSDVALLKIEGKDLPVLKLGKSQDLKAGQWVVAIGSPFGFDHTVTQGIVSAVGRSLPNENYVPFIQTDVPINPGNSGGPLFNLNGEVVGINSQIYTRSGGFMGVSFAIPIDVAMDVSNQLKSGGKVSRGWLGVVIQEVNKDLAESFGLEKPAGALVAQIQDDGPAAKGGLQVGDVILSMNGQPIVMSADLPHLVGALKAGAKANLEVIREGKRKNVELTVGAIPDEDKALDALPKSGTESTSNRLGVSVGELTAEQKKTYDLKGGVVIKEVQDGPAALIGLQPGDVITHLNNQAIGSTKEFADIAKALPKNRSVSMRVLRQGRASFITFKLAE